From the Clupea harengus chromosome 15, Ch_v2.0.2, whole genome shotgun sequence genome, one window contains:
- the LOC116223896 gene encoding protein ripply2-like: MEYSTRMTRAMEISLNSPFGHTGYNNENTTHERALFWRPWAQGPLEQRTDSHESYVKPLLELSDAKKPKNVVHPSKLFWPRSNCYDYLYQDAEALLSNYPVQATICLYTDSSSDEQGSEEEDEKEMN, translated from the exons ATGGAATACTCTACCCGTATGACTCGGGCTATGGAGATAAGCCTGAATTCTCCCTTTGGACATACTGGATATAATAATGAAAACACAACTCACGAGCGTGCTCTGTTTTGGAGACCGTGGGCACAAGGACCGCTTGAACAAAGGACGGACTCTCATGAG TCATACGTCAAACCCCTGCTTGAATTATCAGATGCCAAGAAACCCAAAAACGTTGTCCATCCTTCCAA GTTGTTCTGGCCTAGATCCAACTGCTACGATTACCTGTATCAGGACGCCGAGGCGTTGCTCTCGAACTATCCCGTCCAGGCGACCATCTGTCTATACACAGACTCTAGCAGCGACGAACAaggcagtgaggaggaggacgagaaaGAAATGAACTAG
- the LOC122133551 gene encoding uncharacterized protein LOC122133551 — translation YKICNVHLHHCAIYYLLECWTDWMDCDNPTGTGDWETISNLKKYYPKDMCPNPTAIEVATVDGISMADAGNVFYAYTYKIIHNVSVTVCWMLMVFYIWHRNDHITGLICKNADQEKCFCRDYKVRFVCYPPFCGNQKLCWTKWYDRDNPSGTGDWELLQNLRNENPGEICADPIAIESRTVDTDTPAATTGQDFLHFSPTTGFVCKNGPNQYCRDYKVRFGCPCKPVLAELAVERDES, via the exons TACAAGATATGCAATGTCCATTTGCATCATTGTGCTATTTATTATCTATTAGAGTGCTGGACAGACTGGATGGACTGTGACAACCCAACAGGAACTGGAGACTGGGAGACTATCAGTAACCTGAAGAAGTACTACCCCAAGGACATGTGCCCCAACCCCACCGCCATCGAGGTGGCAACTGTGGATGGCATCAGCATGGCGGATGCAGGCAATGTGTTTTATGC TTACACTTACAAGATCATACATAATGTCTCAGTAACAGTTTGTTGGATGTTAATGGTGTTTTATATTTGGCACAGGAACGATCACATCACTGGGCTCATCTGTAAGAACGCAGATCAGGAGAAATGCTTCTGCCGGGACTACAAAGTCCGTTTTGTCTGCTACCCTCCATTCTGTGGCAACCAGAAAC TGTGCTGGACAAAGTGGTATGATCGTGACAATCCCTCCGGTACCGGTGACTGGGAGCTGCTGCAGAACCTGCGGAACGAGAACCCTGGTGAGATCTGTGCCGATCCGATCGCCATTGAGAGCAGGACTGTGGACACAGACACTCCTGCCGCCACGACTGGCCAAGACTTCCTCCA CTTCTCTCCAACAACTGGGTTCGTATGCAAGAACGGCCCCAACCAATACTGCCGGGACTACAAAGTCCGGTTTGGGTGTCCTTGTAAGCCTGTCTTGGCAGAACTGGCTGTTGAGAGAGACGAATCTTGA